In Polynucleobacter ibericus, a genomic segment contains:
- the ybgF gene encoding tol-pal system protein YbgF gives MMALSHSVKQTLSRAFCLSAALICLGASNSAWALFSDDEARKAILDLRKSLATTQLELQGQIDKLKTENAELRGKVEELEKQGEDINTSQKTYYQDLDTRLGNFEPRTVTIEGVSGVVQPGEKKAYDDALKAFQAGNLKKADEGFSVFAAKYSKSPYLPLALYWGGNSKYANKDYAGAIKQLQSLIKNYPNHPRVPAAMVTLGNAQLESGNKAAAKKTFSDIIAKYPDTEAAKEAQQLIASTK, from the coding sequence ATGATGGCGCTTTCTCACTCAGTAAAACAAACGCTCTCACGAGCGTTTTGTTTAAGTGCCGCCCTCATTTGCCTTGGTGCATCGAATAGCGCTTGGGCCCTCTTCTCAGACGATGAAGCCCGCAAAGCCATTCTGGATCTACGTAAGTCTCTAGCCACCACCCAGCTTGAACTGCAAGGGCAAATCGACAAACTGAAAACTGAGAATGCTGAGCTACGCGGCAAGGTAGAAGAGCTGGAGAAGCAAGGCGAAGACATCAACACTAGCCAGAAAACCTACTACCAAGATCTTGATACCCGCCTTGGTAATTTTGAGCCGCGTACTGTAACGATTGAAGGCGTCTCTGGCGTAGTGCAGCCTGGTGAGAAAAAAGCTTACGACGATGCCTTGAAAGCTTTTCAAGCGGGCAACCTCAAGAAAGCTGATGAAGGATTTTCTGTTTTCGCAGCCAAGTACTCCAAGAGTCCTTACTTACCGCTTGCACTCTACTGGGGTGGTAATAGCAAATACGCCAATAAAGATTATGCCGGCGCTATTAAACAACTCCAAAGTCTGATAAAGAATTACCCTAATCATCCACGTGTTCCTGCAGCGATGGTGACTTTAGGTAATGCTCAGTTAGAGAGTGGCAATAAGGCGGCAGCTAAGAAAACATTTAGCGACATCATTGCCAAGTACCCAGATACTGAGGCTGCTAAAGAAGCACAGCAACTTATTGCTAGTACGAAGTAA
- the pal gene encoding peptidoglycan-associated lipoprotein Pal: MKISIARRAATFAIIGATALLMAACSSVKLDETDGANGSGSGSGKFGSQPWNDPNSPLFDKSVYFGFDEYTVQTKYQKMLSAHASYLKANPKQKVIIQGNTDERGTAEYNLALGQRRSDAVRKSLNLMGVSDDQMEAVSFGKEKPKAEGDNEAAWAQNRRADIVYITN, translated from the coding sequence ATGAAGATTTCTATCGCACGTCGCGCAGCGACATTTGCCATCATCGGCGCCACAGCACTTCTCATGGCAGCGTGTTCAAGCGTGAAGTTGGATGAGACTGATGGCGCTAATGGCAGCGGCAGTGGTAGCGGCAAATTTGGTTCACAGCCATGGAATGATCCTAATAGCCCCTTATTCGATAAGAGTGTTTACTTTGGCTTTGATGAATACACCGTTCAGACTAAATACCAAAAAATGTTGTCTGCTCATGCAAGTTACTTGAAGGCCAACCCCAAACAGAAAGTCATCATCCAAGGTAATACTGATGAACGTGGCACAGCTGAATATAACTTGGCACTTGGCCAACGTCGTTCAGATGCTGTTCGCAAGTCACTTAACTTAATGGGCGTTTCTGATGACCAGATGGAAGCGGTAAGTTTTGGTAAAGAAAAGCCAAAGGCTGAAGGTGATAACGAAGCAGCATGGGCACAAAACCGCCGCGCTGATATTGTTTACATCACGAACTAA
- the tolB gene encoding Tol-Pal system beta propeller repeat protein TolB, which produces MHLVTRLKSRLMSYGVVVFALLVSMAMPAFAQMNIEITGVGQSLYPIAVMRFKDETKLPTSVTEIIRQDLARSGYFKNTENGNAVESDEGTPNYKSWAARGADALVVGSVVQNGSQFEIHYKLFDIRKSQSLGGLNLNSSADNLRAAAHKIADDIIFKLLGERGVFSTRLSYVIKDGKRYRLVISDADGQNIRNAMNSGEPIISPSWSPDGKKVAYVSFEDRKPVIYVHELATGRRISLSNQKGNNSAPAWSPDGKKLAISLSKDGNTQIYGINADGTGLQRLTRGNTIDTEPQYSADGRYIYFTSDRGGNPQIYRMSADGEQAEGVKRVTFKQGFVTSPRISPDGKYLAYIANIGGAYRLYILNLATGDAQALTDGTSDESPSFAANGRYVLYSTKVGGKRVLAAVSVDGNSKQVLSIPGSDVRQPSWGPFMD; this is translated from the coding sequence CTGCATTTGGTAACTCGATTGAAATCCAGATTAATGTCTTACGGTGTGGTGGTATTTGCATTGCTTGTCAGCATGGCAATGCCAGCATTCGCGCAAATGAATATTGAAATCACTGGCGTTGGTCAATCACTCTATCCAATTGCAGTAATGCGCTTCAAAGATGAGACCAAGTTACCAACGAGCGTTACTGAAATCATCCGTCAAGACTTGGCACGCAGTGGCTATTTCAAGAACACTGAAAATGGCAATGCAGTTGAAAGTGATGAAGGCACTCCAAACTACAAATCATGGGCAGCACGTGGTGCTGATGCACTCGTAGTTGGCTCGGTTGTACAAAATGGTTCTCAGTTTGAGATTCACTATAAGTTATTTGATATTCGTAAGTCGCAAAGTCTGGGTGGTTTAAATCTGAATTCCAGCGCTGATAACTTACGAGCAGCCGCTCATAAAATTGCAGATGACATCATCTTTAAATTACTGGGTGAACGTGGCGTGTTCTCTACCCGCCTCTCCTATGTCATCAAGGATGGCAAGCGCTATCGCCTGGTGATCTCGGATGCTGATGGACAAAATATCCGCAATGCCATGAACAGTGGTGAGCCGATTATTTCTCCGTCATGGTCGCCTGATGGCAAGAAAGTGGCTTACGTTTCATTTGAAGATCGCAAGCCAGTCATTTATGTACACGAACTTGCAACGGGTCGTCGTATCTCCCTCTCAAATCAAAAGGGTAATAACAGTGCGCCAGCCTGGTCGCCTGATGGTAAGAAATTAGCTATCTCATTGTCTAAAGATGGCAATACACAGATTTATGGCATTAATGCTGATGGAACTGGTTTGCAACGCTTAACTCGTGGCAACACGATTGATACTGAGCCACAATATTCTGCAGATGGACGCTACATCTACTTCACGAGTGATCGCGGTGGCAATCCACAAATCTATCGCATGAGTGCTGATGGCGAACAGGCGGAAGGTGTAAAACGCGTTACCTTCAAACAAGGCTTTGTTACTTCACCGCGCATCTCTCCTGATGGTAAGTATTTAGCCTATATCGCCAATATTGGTGGTGCGTATCGTTTGTATATCTTGAACTTGGCTACGGGTGATGCTCAAGCACTGACCGATGGCACTAGTGATGAATCACCATCCTTTGCTGCTAACGGTCGCTATGTTCTCTACTCCACCAAAGTCGGCGGCAAGAGGGTGCTAGCAGCAGTTTCAGTCGATGGCAACTCAAAACAGGTACTGAGCATTCCAGGATCTGATGTTCGTCAGCCATCCTGGGGACCATTTATGGACTAA
- the tolA gene encoding cell envelope integrity protein TolA — protein sequence MNSASTFPSPISPFKRGRVTKAESTKRAFTFSLVVHLGLLAFLMIGISWNNTSSSGVEVELWDSAPQVVTPPEPELKTEVKEEAADIAVKKKKVEKEPPKKEVKETPKVVKPPPPKEKEKPKKEEPPKKAEAPKAQSPAETKANAAAEKARSDQLARLRAAAGAEGGSGGTVGSGVGGGGNAPPGWTDKVIKKVKPLIVFNPESISGNPAAVILVNLAPDGAILSTSIQSSSGNAGWDRAVLLALSRAESLPKDDNGKIPQREVKLTFKPKD from the coding sequence ATGAATAGCGCATCTACTTTTCCATCTCCCATATCGCCTTTTAAACGAGGTCGAGTTACGAAAGCAGAAAGTACTAAGCGCGCTTTTACATTTTCACTAGTAGTTCATCTAGGCTTACTCGCCTTCTTGATGATTGGTATTAGCTGGAATAACACGAGCTCTTCTGGTGTTGAAGTGGAGCTATGGGATTCAGCTCCGCAAGTAGTCACTCCACCAGAACCTGAACTCAAAACTGAAGTGAAAGAAGAAGCTGCTGATATTGCCGTCAAGAAAAAGAAGGTAGAAAAAGAGCCGCCGAAAAAAGAAGTTAAAGAAACGCCAAAAGTAGTAAAGCCTCCTCCACCAAAGGAGAAGGAAAAACCAAAGAAAGAAGAGCCGCCGAAAAAAGCAGAAGCTCCGAAAGCTCAATCACCCGCAGAAACTAAAGCCAATGCTGCTGCAGAAAAAGCACGCTCAGATCAGTTAGCCCGCTTACGTGCTGCAGCGGGTGCTGAGGGCGGCAGTGGTGGCACGGTCGGAAGTGGTGTTGGTGGCGGAGGTAACGCACCTCCAGGCTGGACAGACAAAGTCATTAAGAAAGTTAAACCACTGATTGTCTTTAACCCAGAATCCATCAGCGGCAACCCTGCTGCAGTCATTTTGGTGAACCTTGCTCCAGATGGGGCTATTTTGAGTACGAGTATTCAGTCCTCCAGCGGTAATGCTGGCTGGGATCGAGCGGTCTTGCTTGCTTTATCTCGCGCAGAAAGCCTGCCGAAAGACGACAATGGCAAAATTCCACAACGCGAAGTAAAACTGACCTTTAAACCCAAGGACTAA
- the tolR gene encoding protein TolR produces the protein MAGSSLRKNKRRAMSDINVVPYIDVMLVLLVIFMVTAPMVNPGVVNLPTVGGAKVQSLPPVFLTIDANENVIVKKDGDPTQTLNKFELGAFARSQAEKSADQPIVIAADKSIKYETVMEVMSKLKENGVKRVGLAVKTQ, from the coding sequence ATGGCCGGATCTTCATTACGCAAAAATAAACGTCGGGCAATGTCTGACATTAACGTCGTACCGTATATCGATGTGATGTTGGTATTACTAGTGATCTTCATGGTCACTGCTCCTATGGTTAATCCAGGTGTGGTGAATCTACCCACCGTTGGTGGCGCAAAAGTGCAATCACTACCACCCGTCTTTTTAACGATTGATGCAAACGAAAATGTCATTGTGAAAAAAGATGGTGACCCAACTCAAACTCTGAATAAATTTGAACTCGGCGCCTTCGCTCGATCACAAGCTGAAAAGTCTGCCGATCAACCCATCGTTATTGCTGCAGATAAGTCCATCAAATATGAGACCGTGATGGAAGTCATGTCTAAGCTTAAAGAGAATGGTGTGAAGCGTGTTGGCCTGGCCGTGAAGACCCAATAA
- the tolQ gene encoding protein TolQ: MTSTQDLSFLSLVLNASLLVQLVMLLLLGMSIASWTIIFKKTAVLRGVRLDTERFERDFWAGGDLKVLLEAAQRNTRSDAVLEHIFEAGMQEFTKGREIDAARRAMKATYQREMDLLEANLPFLASVGSVSPYIGLFGTVWGIMHAFRGLANVQNATLAAVAPGIAEALVATAIGLFAAIPAVVAYNRAATDVDRLSIRFETFIEEFTNILQRQTSGR, from the coding sequence ATGACCTCTACACAAGACCTCTCATTCCTCTCCCTAGTCCTCAATGCCAGCCTATTAGTCCAGTTGGTAATGTTGTTATTACTGGGTATGTCCATCGCCTCCTGGACCATTATTTTCAAGAAAACAGCTGTTTTACGGGGGGTCCGCCTGGATACCGAGCGCTTTGAGCGTGACTTTTGGGCTGGTGGAGACCTTAAAGTCCTCCTGGAGGCCGCCCAGCGTAATACTCGTAGCGATGCCGTCCTAGAACACATCTTTGAAGCTGGCATGCAGGAGTTCACAAAGGGTCGTGAGATTGATGCAGCCCGCCGCGCCATGAAAGCCACCTACCAACGTGAAATGGACCTCCTAGAGGCCAATCTACCTTTCCTGGCATCCGTGGGCTCGGTTTCTCCTTACATCGGCCTCTTTGGCACCGTCTGGGGCATCATGCACGCCTTCCGTGGTTTGGCTAACGTTCAAAATGCCACCCTGGCAGCAGTAGCACCGGGTATTGCAGAAGCGCTGGTAGCAACCGCCATTGGTTTGTTTGCGGCGATTCCGGCGGTGGTGGCCTATAACCGCGCTGCAACAGATGTGGATCGCCTCTCCATTCGCTTTGAAACTTTCATCGAAGAGTTCACCAATATTTTGCAGCGTCAAACATCAGGTCGCTAA
- the glyA gene encoding serine hydroxymethyltransferase, with protein sequence MFDRQNTLAKTDPQLWEAIQNENKRQEDHIELIASENYASPAVMQAQGSQLTNKYAEGYPGKRYYGGCEFVDVAEQLAIDRVKALYGAEAANVQPHCGASANQAVFLAFLKPGDTFMGMSLAEGGHLTHGMALNMSGKWFNPISYGLDKNEVIDYEQMERLAREHKPKLIIAGASAYSLKIDWERIGKLAKEVGAIFMVDMAHYSGLIAAGVYPNPVPHADIVTSTTHKSLRGPRGGIILMKAEHEKAINSAVFPGLQGGPLMHVIAGKAAAFKEAQEPSFIDYQKQVIANAKALAETLIARGLRIVSGGTDSHVMLVDLRAKKMTGKEAERVLGEAHITCNKNGIPNDPEKPMVTSGIRLGSPAMTTRGFKEAEARQVGNFIADVLDNPNDPENIAKVRAQVSELTKRFPVYG encoded by the coding sequence ATGTTTGACCGTCAGAACACTTTAGCCAAAACCGATCCCCAGCTGTGGGAAGCCATCCAGAATGAAAATAAGCGTCAAGAAGACCATATTGAGCTCATTGCTTCTGAGAACTATGCCTCACCAGCAGTCATGCAAGCACAGGGCTCTCAGTTGACCAATAAGTATGCTGAAGGTTATCCAGGCAAGCGTTATTACGGTGGTTGTGAATTCGTGGACGTAGCTGAGCAATTGGCGATTGATCGTGTGAAAGCACTTTATGGTGCTGAAGCAGCGAACGTGCAGCCGCATTGTGGCGCCTCCGCTAACCAAGCAGTTTTCTTGGCTTTCTTAAAACCTGGCGATACCTTCATGGGTATGAGCCTTGCTGAAGGTGGTCACTTAACGCATGGCATGGCACTCAATATGAGTGGCAAGTGGTTCAATCCGATTTCTTATGGTCTCGATAAAAACGAAGTGATCGACTATGAGCAAATGGAGCGTTTGGCGCGTGAGCACAAACCCAAATTAATTATTGCTGGTGCATCTGCCTACTCTCTCAAAATTGATTGGGAGCGTATTGGAAAATTAGCAAAAGAAGTCGGTGCCATTTTCATGGTGGATATGGCGCACTACTCTGGCCTGATTGCTGCTGGTGTTTATCCAAACCCAGTGCCTCATGCAGACATTGTTACTTCTACAACCCATAAGAGCTTGCGCGGTCCCCGTGGCGGCATTATCTTGATGAAGGCTGAGCACGAGAAGGCGATTAACTCCGCAGTGTTCCCAGGCTTACAGGGTGGCCCTTTGATGCATGTGATTGCTGGAAAGGCAGCAGCATTTAAAGAGGCGCAAGAGCCTAGCTTTATCGATTATCAAAAGCAAGTTATTGCGAATGCAAAAGCACTTGCAGAAACTTTGATTGCTCGTGGCTTACGGATTGTTTCTGGTGGTACAGATTCGCATGTGATGTTGGTAGATTTGCGTGCCAAGAAAATGACTGGCAAAGAAGCTGAACGTGTATTGGGTGAAGCCCACATTACTTGTAACAAAAATGGCATTCCGAATGATCCAGAAAAACCAATGGTGACAAGCGGTATTCGTTTAGGTTCACCAGCGATGACAACGCGTGGATTTAAAGAAGCGGAAGCGCGACAGGTTGGAAACTTTATTGCAGATGTTTTGGACAATCCAAATGATCCAGAGAATATCGCTAAAGTACGCGCGCAAGTTTCTGAGCTGACCAAGCGTTTCCCGGTTTACGGTTAA
- the nrdR gene encoding transcriptional regulator NrdR encodes MRCPFCHNEDTQVLDTRVSDEGDTIRRRRRCAKCDKRFTTYERVELALPAIVKKNGSRVEYSHDKLASSIKLALRKRPVSSDSVDESIARIEEKLLSLGEKEIPSERVGELVMRELKRLDKVAYIRFASVYRSFADIESFESALKELK; translated from the coding sequence TTGCGCTGCCCTTTTTGCCATAACGAAGATACCCAGGTTTTAGATACCCGTGTGTCGGACGAGGGCGATACTATTCGCCGTCGTCGCCGTTGTGCCAAATGCGATAAGCGTTTTACAACTTATGAGCGCGTTGAATTAGCACTTCCTGCCATCGTGAAGAAGAATGGCAGCCGAGTTGAATACAGTCACGATAAATTGGCAAGCTCCATAAAGCTCGCCTTGCGTAAGCGCCCAGTTTCTTCAGATTCAGTTGATGAGTCGATTGCCCGGATTGAGGAAAAGCTTCTCAGCCTGGGTGAAAAAGAGATACCCAGTGAGCGCGTAGGAGAATTGGTGATGCGTGAGCTTAAGCGCCTAGATAAAGTGGCTTACATTCGCTTCGCCTCTGTTTACAGAAGTTTTGCTGACATTGAGTCCT